CCTTGCACCAGTCGAGGAAGCGGCCCATCGCACCGTCCAGGGCGAGGTACTGCGGCCGGTCGTAGGCGTAGGGCTTGCTGGTGTAGTGCTCCGGGTCGTACGCCCCGTCCAGCGCCAGCGCACGGACCCGCTTCGGGAACATCGCCGCGTAGACCGTACCGATGTAGGAGCCGAACGACCGGCCGTAGTAGGTCAGTTGCTGCTCGCCGAGGGCCTGCCGCAGCAGGTCGATGTCCCGGGCCACGTACTGGGTGCCGACGTACGGCAGCAGGTCGCCCGCGTTGGTCTGACAGGCCTGGTCGAAGTCGGCGGCCTGCTTCACCGCCGGCTCGTAGGCGTCCGGGCCGGGTACGCCCTTGGCCGCGGTGATGGCCTTCGTGTACGTCGGGTCGTCCCAGCACACGACCTGGGAGCTGCGGCCCACGCCGCGCACGTCGTAGCCGAAGACGTCGAAGTCGTCGCGCAGGGCGGCCGGCAGGTCGTCGTAGTTGTTGCGCACGAAGTCGACGCCGGAGTTGCCGGGGCCGCCGGGCTGCAGGAAGAGCGTGCCCTTGCGCTTGGAGGGGTCGGCCGCGTGCTTGCGTATGACGGCCAGGGTGATGGTCTTGCCCTGCGGGTCCCGGTAGTCCAGGGGCACTTGGGCGTTGGCGCACTCGAAGCCGCCCTGGCAGTCGGACCAGGACAGGGTGGGCACGGGCGGCGACTTGGGTGCTGACGTGGGCTGTTGAGCGGCCCACACCTGCGGCGCGGTCAGGGCCACGGTGAGGGCGGTCACCGCGGCGGCGGTGAATCTGAGGCGTCCGGATGTCACAGGATGTTCCCCCTTGGTCGGATGGTTCACAGCGAACCCACAGATGAAGATGAGTTCGGGGATTCTCCAGTTCCCGGGGGAACGGAACACCGTCGGGCGCCGGCCCGGGACGTTCTCCACGGGATCTCCCCACCACCCGGCGGTAGTCCCGCAGGCGTACCTGTGAACGGCCGCGTACTGCGTTCCGAGTACCGGGGATTGTCGGCAGGCGCACGACGACAGCGGGGCTCTCGTCCCGCGAGCCTTGGTGGACCGTTCGGCACCAGATGTGGAGACCCCCCACCGTGGCTACTTTCCTCTACCGCATGGGCCGCCTGGCCTTCCGGCGACGCTGGTACGTCGCCCTGGTGTGGGCGGCGGTCCTGGCCGCCGTCGGGCTGGGCGCCCTGAAGGCGCCCGGCGCCACCGACGAGGGGTTCGCGATGCCGGGCATCGAGTCCCAGAAGGCGTTCGACCTGATGGAGCAGCGCTTCCCGGGCGCCACCGCCGACGGCGCCACCGCCCGGATCGTCTTCGTCGCGCCGACCGGTGAGAAGGTCACCGCGGCCGAGAACAGGAAGGCCGTCGAGAGCACCGTCGCCGGACTCTCCGACGGCTCGCAGGTCGCGGGCGCCGTCGACCCGTTCCAGGCGAAGGCCGTGAGCGGGGACGGCAGGACGGCGTACGCCACCGTCACCTACAAGGTCGCCGCGAACGACCTCACCGACGACAGCAAGGCGCAACTGGAGAAGGCGATCGAGGATGCCCGGGGGAGCGGGCTGACCGTCGACGCCGGCGGCACCGCGATGAACGACGGCGGTGGTGCGGGCGGTGCGGCCGAGGTGATCGGTGTCGCCATCGCCGCGGTCGTCCTCCTCGTCACCTTCGGCTCCCTGGCCGCCGCCGGGCTGCCGCTGCTGACCGCGATCATCGGGGTCGGCGTCAGCATGGCCTCGATCCTCGCCCTCGCCGACGCCCTCGGCCTGTCCACCACGACCGGCACCCTCGCGATGATGCTGGGCCTGGCCGTGGGCATCGACTACGCCCTGTTCGTCGTCTCCCGGTACCGGGAGGAACGCGCCAAGGGCAGGGCACCCCAGGAGGCGACCGCCCTCGCGGTCGGCACGGCCGGCTCCGCGGTGGTCTTCGCCGGACTCACCGTCGTCATCGCGCTGGCCGGGCTCGCCGTGGTCGGCATCCCGATGCTCACCAAGATGGGCCTGGCCGCCGCGGGCGCGGTCGTCGTCGCCGTACTGATCGCGCTCACGCTCGTCCCGGCGCTCCTCGGCTTCTGGCCGAACGCGGTACTGCGCCGCAAGGACCGCAAGCAGGCCCGGCCCGACAAGGAGCCCGAGGACAACGGCGGCACCCGCTGGGCCCGGTTCGTGCTGCGCCGCCCGCTGCCCGTGCTGATCCTCGGCGTGGTCGGCCTCGGCGCCCTCGCCCTGCCGATGACCTCCCTCCAGCTGGGCATGCCCGGCGACGAGGCCAAGCCGACCTCCACCACCGAACGCCGGGCCTACGACGCGCTCGCCGAGGGTTTCGGACCGGGCTTCAACGGCCCGCTGACCGTCGTGGTGGACGCGAAGGGCGACGACGACGCGAAGGCAGCGGCGGCGGCGATCTCGAAGGACATCGGCGCGACGAAGGGTGTCGTGTCCGTGTCCCCGGCCCGCTTCAACGAGGCAGGCGACACCGCCGTCTTCTCCGTCGTGCCGTCCACCGCGCCGACCGCCGAGAAGACCAAGGACCTGGTCACCACGATCCGCGGCGAGCGCCCCGGCATCGAGTCCGAGACCGGCGCGACCTACGAGGTCACCGGCACCACCGCGCTCAACATCGACATCTCCGGGAAGGTGCAGTCCGCGCTGGTGCCGTACCTGATCGTCGTGATGGGCCTGGCGATCGTGCTGCTCCTCGTCGTCTTCCGGTCCCTGCTGGTCCCGCTGAAGGCGGCCCTCGGCTTCCTGCTCTCCGTCCTGGCCTCCCTCGGCACGGTCGTCGTGGTCTTCCAGGAGGGACACGGCGCCTCACTGCTGGGCGTGGAGACCACCGGGCCGATCATGAGCCTGATGCCGATCTTCCTGGTGGGCATCGTCTTCGGCCTCGCCATGGACTACGAGGTCTTCCTCGTCTCCCGGATGCGTGAGGCGTACGTCCACGGCGAGACGCCCGACCAGGCCGTGACGTCCGGATTCCGGCACAGCGCCCGGGTGGTCGTGGCCGCCGCGCTGATCATGATCGCGGTGTTCGCCGGGTTCATCGGCGAGAGCGAGTCCATGATCAAGATGATCGGGTTCGGGCTCGCGACCGCCGTGCTGCTCGACGCCTTCGTCGTCCGGATGGCCATCGTGCCCGCCGTGCTCGCCCTGCTCGGAGCCAGGGCCTGGTGGCTGCCGGCCTGGCTGGACCGGATCCTGCCCCGGGTGGACGTCGAGGGCGAGGCGCTCACCAGGACCGCCGACACCCCCGAACCCGAGCCGGCCCCCACCGACCAGGAGGCGGCGCGCGTCTGAGGCCGTGGGCGTCCGCTCCCACCTCCCCCCCCCAGCAGGGGCCGCCCGTGTCGTACGGCACGGGCGGCCCCGCTCGCTCACCATGGAGCCCTGAGCCCACCCACCGGAGAACACGATGACCACGAGCATGGAGCGGCGCTACGCGGACCGCCTGGAGGAGTTCTCGGACCGTCATCCCTTCCTCGTCGACCTGGCACTGGTCCTGACGCTGATGGGTTCCGCGACGCTCGGCGCCTCCCTCACGCTGCCCGGGGCCGTACCGCCGGACGATGACAGACTGGCCGTGGTCCTCATGGGCGTGTCCTGCCTCGCTCTGCTCGGGCACCGCACCCACCCGCGCGCCGCCGTCGCGGTCAACGGGGTCTGCGCCGCGATCGTGATCGTGCAGGGATACCTCCTCACGCCCCTGCTGCTGAGTCCCGTCATGGCGTCGCTGTACTGGCTGGCCACCCTCGCCGAGCGCCCCACCATCCGCCGCTACGGCTTCACGACCATGGGGGTGCTGACGCTCGCCGCGGCCTTCTCCGACTCCATGGACCACGTGTCGCTGCTCCTCAGGACCATCGGGCCCGTCTTCTGGCTGCTGCTCCCGCTGGCCGCCGGCACCATGACCCGGCTGCGGCGGGCCTACCTCGCGGCCACCCGGGCCCGCGCCGAACACGCCGAGCGCACCCGGGAGGAGGAGGCGCGGCTCCGGGTCACCGAGGAACGCATGCGGATCGCCCGGGAGTTGCACGACGTCGTGGCCCACCACCTGGCCCTCGCCAACGCCCAGGCCGGTACCGCCGAACACCTCGCGCTCGTCAACCCCCGTCAGACGAAGGAGATCCTGCACGACCTCACCGGTACGACCTCCTCCGCACTGCGCGAACTCAAGGCCACGCTCGGCCTGTTGCGGCAGACCGGCGACGAGGGCGCCCCGCTGGAACCGGCCCCCGGCCTCGCCCGGCTGCCCGAACTGGTCTCCTCGTGCGCCTCCGCGGGGATCGAGGTCACCGTCACCACGAAGGGGGAGCCGCAGCCCCTTTCCCCGGGCGTGGACCTGACCGCCTTCCGGATCGTGCAGGAGGCGCTCACCAACGTCACCAAGCACGCGGCCACCCAGACCGCGCACGTCGGCTTCGCCTACGCCAGCAACCGCCTCCTCATCACGGTCACCGACGAGGGCCCGCCCACCGCACCCGCCCCCGAGCCCCGGAAGGGTTTCGGCCTCATGGGCATGCGGGAACGCGCCGAGTCCGTCGGCGGCGAACTGCGGGCGGGACCGCGCCCGCAGGGCGGCTTCGAGGTGAGCACGGCACTGCCGTTGCAGCCGTCGGTGAGCGGGGAGCGGGCGGTCTGAGGAGCGGGGCTCCGCGGCAGGACCGCAGGTGTCACCCCGGGTTCACCGGGACGTCGCCGCGTGCCGGGTCCCGTGTCCGGCGGGCTGGTTTCCTGGGGTGTGGACTTCCGGTGGACGCGATCACCGGCAACGACGTGGAGGGACGGGTGACGAGCTGTGGCCGACGTGGATCTCGACCGGGCACTGGAGGTCGCGACGGAGCTCGCGGCATGGGCGTCGGAGGCGATCAGGCGCCCGCGCGACCCGGATGCCGAGGTGCGGGAGAAGGACGGCCCCGCGGACATCGTGACCGCCACCGACGAAGCGGTGGAGACACACGTCCGCGAGGTGCTGGGGCGGGCCTTTCCCGGCCACGGCATCGTGGGCGAGGAGTACGGCACCACGGAGGGCTCCGCGGGCGCCCCGCACTGGGTGATCGATCCGGTCGACGGCACCACCAACTACGCACACGGGCTGGGCTGGTGCTCCTTCTCGCTGGGCCTGGCCGCCGCCGACGGCACCCCGCTGCTCGGTGTGGTGGCGGACCCGTGGCGCGGCGAGACGTTCACCGCGGTCCGGGGCGGGGGCGCGCACCTGAACGGCACCCGGGTCCACGCGGCCGCCCACACCACCCTCACCGGCCATGTCTTCCTCACCGAGTGGGCGGCCCACGCCCACTGGCCCGGCATGGACGCCCTCCTCACCGAACTGGCCGACCGGCACTGCACGGTCCGCGTGATGGGCTCCACCGCGCTCTCGCTGGCCCAGGTCGCGGCGGGCCGGGCCACCGCGGCGGCGATCGGCGGCTTCCACGCGGTCGACGGACTCCCCGCCCTGCTGATCGCACAGGAGGCCGGGGCGGTGGCGCTGCCCGAACTCCCGTACCACAACCAGCCGTTGCTGCTCGTGGCACCCGGCGCCGCCGAGGAGACGGCCGAGCTCTGGCACCGGTCGGGAGCCGCGGCCGGTTGACGCCCGCCCGGTCGGGACCTGGCCAGGAGATAACCGTTAAGGAGGCATCAACGGGCTGCTCAGAGCACATACTTCAGCATGCGGGAAGGTCCCGGGGCGTGGTGAGGGGGAGCGGCTAGATGCATGCCGGTGGTGCGGGTCTTGGCAAGGTCCAGGTGCGGCTGAAGTGGGATCCGAGTGCCTACGGAGAGCCGGCCCGGCATCTCGACATCGTCGCCGCGACCTACGCGGTGGGCGACCCGTACGGGCGGCCGGAGTACGTCGTGCACACCGAGAGCCGCTCGCCGGACGGCACCATCACCATGACCCGGCACAGCGAGACCGGCCTCGGCCTCGGGTACGTCGAGATCATGGAGCTGGAGTTCGCGCGCATGCCGTCGGCGTACGGGCTGGTGGTGGTCGGCGTCGCCATCCACCAGAACAGCGGCCTCCGCACCTTCGGCGACCTCTCCCACACCGGGGTGCTCGTGGTCGAGGGCTACCGCAGTCTGATGACCGACGACTTCGCGGGCGTCGCCGACGCCACCGCCGCGACGATCGCGGAGTTCGTCCGGGACGGGTCCGGCGCGTGGCACCTCAGGGAACTGATCCGGGGGTTCGACAGCGCCCCGACGGCGTTCATGGCGGAGATGGGCAGAGAGCGGGGGTGAGGGGGGCCCGAAGCCGACCCGTCACTCCCTGCCCTCTGACTCCCTCCCGCCGTCAGGCCGACGGGTTGAGGACGACCTCGGCCGAGTTGTTCCTGACCTTCGGGTCGAAGGCGAAGGACGCGCTGCCGTCGTACGGCCGGACGACGACCCGGCCCGTGGCGTCCGGGACGACTTGGTCGACACGGAGTTCGAACGGGAAGCGGACCTTCAGGTCGGGCTTGGTCCAGGTCGGCAGGGTGCAGACGTAGTGGGGGATCGCCGGGGCGTCGGCGGCCGGTGCGGCGCTGTGGCAGGTGCTGGGCACCGAGGTGGCGGTGGTGCCCGGCGGCAGGAAGTAGTCGATCGCGGGGACCGGGTCACCGGAGGCGACGTCGGCGACCCAGGCGGGCCCGCGGTTGACGAAGCGGAAACCGGCGGTGACGGTGTCGCCCACCGCAGCGCTCACCTTGGTGCCGTGCACGGCGAAGTCCGCGGTGTTGGCGGCGTCGATGTGCCAGGCGCGGCCGTTGTCCGAGGTGTCGAGGTCGGCGACGTCGCCGCCGGGCTCGACCTCGTAGTCGAACCGCTCGTGCAGCGCGTGGCCGGTCACGGCGAGCCGCAGCGGCTCGGGCAGCTCCACGGTGGCGCCGGGCGCGACGTCGGTGTCGAAGGAGCAGGTCACGTACGTCATCGCCGCGTACTGGGCGTCGTCGACGTCCGGTCCGGTGTAGGTGCACTGCGGGTAGCGGGTGGTGACGTCGAGGCCGTACGTCGCCCACAGCTTCACGGTGAAGCCGTGGGCCGTCTCGTTGCCGGTGTTCGTGACGGAGAACGGCACGGTGAGGCCGGTGCCGGGCGCGACGCCGGTGACGTCCGGCGTGCCGGCGATGCCGAGATCCGGGCCGGAGCCGACAGTGACGAAGGTCTCAGCGGAGTACTCGGGGGCGGTGAGCGTGCCGTCGGGGCCGCCGGTGGCCGTGGCCGAGTACTCGATCGCGCCCTGTGCGCCCGCGGCGGCGCCGGCCGCGGCCCGCAGCTTCAGCTGCACCTGCGGGCTGTAGCGGATCGGCACGTCACCGGTGTCGCACACGGCGACGGTGCCGGCGTCGTCCGGCGTGCAGGTGGCGGGCCAGGCGACCTCGGCCACGCCCGCGAGCCCGGAGACGTCGACGGTCAGGCGTCCGTCGGTCACGGCGTAGTCGCTGTTGTAGTGCTGGAGCCCGAGCGCCATCGACCGGTACTGCGCCGCACCGCCGCCGTCGGGGGCCAGGACGACCGCCTGCTCGTACGGCGCCTGGATCTCCAGTTGATCGCTCGGCGCCGAGTCGTCGGCGAACGCGACCCCGCTCCCGAGCCCGGCGACGACCAGCGCCCCCACGACTGCGGCACACGCCCCGCGACGCGTCGCGCGCCGAACGGAGACAGAACTCATGACAACCCCACATGGGACAGAAGGACCCCGGAACGGTGATCCGGCACCGGGCGGGGGTTGGACGAGACGCCGGGGCGGAAAGTTGTAGGTGAGGGGCCTGCGGGGCGTGATTCTTACCGACTTCTAGATCAACTGGGCGGGGTTTTCGGCCCGGAACCAGCCGATGTCACGGCGCCCGTGACCAAATGGTGTCCGTACCTGGTCTTGGACAGGCGGCGCGGGCGGGGCGGTCGTAGGAGCATACTGAGAAGGATGACAAAGCCTGCTGCACCGAAGCGCCATTTGGCCACCAGTCCCTTCAAAGCACCGGTCGCACCCGCTCCCAAGCACTTCGAGGTGGGCGACCAGGTCACGCACGACATGTACGGTCTCGGCCGGGTGATCGGCGTCGAGGACGGAATCGCTGTACTCGTGGATTTCGGCTCGTCGCAGATGCGGATCCCGAGTCCGTACTCGAAGATGACCAAGCTGTAAAAGAAAGGAACACCTCTCATCGATCTGACCTCGCTGTTCTCCGCCCCGGAAGGGCAAATCCGCTGCTCCCCCGCAGCGCTGCCGCCTCCGACGACGAACCCCTTCCAGGCCCCGGACTTCGGGGAGGACGAGAACGGGACCTACCCGTTCGAGGACGACCAGGGGAGCGCCGCCCCAGGCATGCCCGCGACGCGGTCCGAAGCGGCCTGACGCCCACCACCGGGACGACCGTACGGACGAAGGGCCGCACCCGGCCGGGTGCGGCCCTCGCCATGACCTGAACCGGCCGTCGACAGCGCCACCGTGACCACTCCGGGCGCACCGGCCCGCTTCACCCCTTCTCCTCCCTCTCCCTGTGTGCGGGCTGTGGATCTGCTCCGATCCGCCACAGCCGACGCCCAGAGACGCATGCGAGCGTGATTTCCGGACAGGCGCACCGGGATTACTCGAACCAGCGGGCAGGTGAGAAGAGATCTCTTTCGTGGCGAAGGCACCGGACGCGACGGACTCGACAGACTTGACGGACTCGATGGCCTTGGCGGACACCGAGCGGGAAAGAGCGGACACGGCGGTCGGCGTCCGCAGAGCCGCAGCCCCGGTCGCACCACGTGCGAGCCGGGGTTTTCCGTCCGCGGTGGCCCGCAGCGGGCGGGTCGGCGGTCTCGACGGACTGCGGACGCTCGCGGTCGCGCTGGTCATCGTCCACCACGTGGAGCCCGACGTGCTGCCGGGCGGCGCGGTCGCCGTCGACGTCTTCTTCACCATCAGCGGCTTCGTCATCACCCGGCTGCTGCTCGCCGAGTACGTCCGTCGCGGCGGCATCTCCCTCATGTCCTTCTATCGGCGCCGCTGGCTGCGGCTCGTCCCCGCACTGCTGGCTCTGTGCGCGGTCTGCGCGGTACTGGGCATGACGACCTCGCTGTGGGGCTTCGACGGCTCCCTGCAGGCCGCGGGCCTGTCGGCGACCTTCCTCACCAACGTCGTACGGGCCATGGAGTCCGGCCCCTACTCCGACCTCACCAGCCCGCTCGCGCACACCTGGTCGCTGGGCGTGGAGGAGCAGTTCTACCTGCTGTGGCCGCTCGCCCTGTTCTTCCTCCTACGACGGTTCCGGGCCCGTACGGTCCTGCTCTGCACCGCGGCGTTGTGCGTGCTGCCGCTGCTGTGGCGCTGCGTCCTGTGGAACCCCGAGGCGGCCCACCGCATCTACAACGGCACCGACACCCGCGCCGACCAGCTGCTGGCCGGCGCCCTGATCGCCGTAGCACTGGCACGGCTGCGGGCCGACGACCCCCGCCTCGCACTCCTGCGCACCTGGGCGGGCCGGCTCGCGTGGCCGGCCCTCGCCCTGCTGGGGCTCGTGGCCTGGCAGGTACCGGTGACCGAGGACCTCGGCATCTGGACGGCCGCGTGGTACACGATCGGGTTCCTCGCGGTGGCGGCCCTGTCCGCCACACTGGTCGCGGCGCTCGAACTGCGCCCCGAGGACCGGCTCTCCCGGCTGCTGGCCCTGGCCCCGCTCGCCTGGGTGGGCCGCAACCTGAGCTACGGCATCTATCTGTGGCACTACCCGGTCGTACGGCTGCTCGCCTCCCTCGGCATGAAGGAGGGCCGACTGGCGACCACGGTGGTCCTCACCCTGCTGATGGCACTGCTGTCCTACTACGCCATCGAGAAACCCTTCCTGCGAAGGGCACACACGGCGAGGGCACCCCGGCCGGTACTGGCGGCGGCCATGTAGGAGACCGGGGCCACCTTCACCCTGCGGTTGCCGGTGGGGTCCGCCACCGACCCTGATCGGATGACTACGGCGCTCTGACAGGTTCCTCACAAGTGGCCGTCAGGGTGGGGTCATGCCCGGAACCTGGTGCGGATCGGCAACCAGGAACGACCAAGCCGGGCTGGAACTGGAGCCCTTACATGTCCCGCCGTCTCACCCTGCGCCCGCTGAGCACTCTTCGCATCGCCGTCCTGACCGGCGTCGCGGCCGGCGCGCTGCTCGTCCCGGCCACCGCGGCCTTCGCCACCGACCCGACTCCGACGCCGAGCGCGACCGCCGCGACCTCGGCCGACAAGGAGGCCCTGGCGAAGAAGAAGGCCGAGGACGCCAGGACGCTCAAGGAGGCCGAGGCCCGGAAGGCCATGGAAGCCCAGAAGACCGGACGCAAGGGCTACCCGCGTGGCGGTGTCGCCGCGGGCGAGGCCCCCGCCCAGGACGACAACAACACCGGCACCCTCATCGGCTCGGCCACGGGCGCGCTGCTGCTCGCGGGCGCCGGCACCTACGTACTGCGCCGCCGCACCACCGCCCGCCGCGAAGGCTGACCCGGCAGCACGACCTCTCGTACGAAACGGTGGCGCCGCCCTTCACCAGGCGGCGTCCTGTGCGTTCCCCGAACCCCTGGGGCCTGTCGTCGGATTCCCGCCCGGCACGCCGAGAGCACGCACCCACCCGGACGATGGGAACGTGACGACAGCCCTGGCACCCACCCTGTTCTGGAGCTCGCGTTGCCCCCTGCACCCCGTCCGGCCCCGTCCCGGAGCCGTCTTGCCGTCGCCCTGCTCGCGACCGTCGCCCTGCTCGTCCTCATCACCGCGCTCACCGGCTGCTCGTCCACCCCGGACCCGACGGTCCAGGTGGCCCCCAGCGCCGCCGGCACCGTCTCCCCGGGCGCCCCGGAGCCCGAGCGGCCGACGGCCCCAAACGCTCCGGTCGCCCCTGCCGAGGTCGCCGTCCCTTCCGTGGGGATCACCAGTTCGCTGATGAAGCTGGGCCTCAACACGGACGGGACGGTGGAGGTCCCGCCGGCCGAGAAGGGGATGACCGCCGGTTGGTACACCGGCGGTGCCGTGCCCGGTGAGGTCGGCGCGGCCGTCATCATCGGCCACAACGACACCCGCTTCGGCAAGGCCGTCTTCCACGACCTCAAGAAGATCACCAAGGGTGCGGACATCACCGTCACCGACATGACGGGAGAAGCCGTCCACTTCACCGTCACGGCCACGGAGAGTGTCGGCAAGACCGCCTTCCCCACGGAGAAGGTCTACGGCCCGACCCGGGACCGCGCCCTGCGGCTCATCACGTGCGACGGCGACTTCGACGCCCAGGGGCACCCGGTGAACAACCTCATCGTGTACGCGACGCGGAGCTGAGGGAGCGTACGGGAGGGGCGGGTCGGGCCGGATTCGTCCTGCCGCCACGAGTGACGTCCGGACACTCCCTGCCTGAAGTCTCAGGTAATTGCCATGAGTTGCTCGATTGCATACGCCAACTGTCTCTCCAGCGCCTAAGGGCCTGTAAGGAATCAACACGTTGCTTCACGGTCACGGCCGGCTTGACGGCAGGCGCCGGGGCCGGCGGGGCGCCTTCGCGTCTCGCCGGCCCCGGAACGATGGCCCGTGGATCGGGAATCCTCCCGCTGTCTCAGAACACCGGAGTCGTGCCGAGCAGTCGGCACCCGCCGCCGAGCAGCAGAACCGCCCTCAGAGAGCCGGCGACGGCTCCGGCGCCGCCGAAGCCCCGTCGGTGACCCGTTCCTCGCGCCACCAGGAAGCCCCCCAGGCCAACACGGCCCCGCCCACCGCGTACGCGCCCAGCACCCACAGTGCCGAAGTCGTCGCGTGGGCCGAGAAGTACACCGTGTTGCGGACCAGGGTCGTGCCGGCGCCCGGGGGAAGGGCCTGGCCGATCGCGCTCCAGAAGGCAGGGAGCAGGGGGGCCGGGTAGACGCCGCCCGAGCTCGGGTTGCCGAGGACCACGAAGAGGAGGACGACGACACCGGTGCCGAGCAGGCCCAGCAGGGTCTGCAGGGCCAGGGCCGTTGCCGCCGAGGCCATGACGGTGAGGGCGCCGATCGCGCTCAGCGCCCAGAAGTGGCCGCCCAGGGCGTCGAAGACCGGGCCCACGATCACCGCGCCCGCGATGCCCGAGACCACGGCGTAGAGGACCAGGACCGCCAGCCGGATCAGGGTGCGGTGACGGTTGGTCGGCCTGGAGCCCGCCGCCATGCCCATGATCGTCGCGGTGAGGTAGCCGCCGATCACCCAGCCCAGGACGAGGTAGAAGGACGTCATGCCGCGGCCGTCGCCGGCGTTGGGGGAGCGGATGTCCGTCACCGTGATCTGGCGTTTCTGCGACGCCTCGATCTTCT
This is a stretch of genomic DNA from Streptomyces sp. NBC_00285. It encodes these proteins:
- a CDS encoding alpha/beta hydrolase; amino-acid sequence: MTSGRLRFTAAAVTALTVALTAPQVWAAQQPTSAPKSPPVPTLSWSDCQGGFECANAQVPLDYRDPQGKTITLAVIRKHAADPSKRKGTLFLQPGGPGNSGVDFVRNNYDDLPAALRDDFDVFGYDVRGVGRSSQVVCWDDPTYTKAITAAKGVPGPDAYEPAVKQAADFDQACQTNAGDLLPYVGTQYVARDIDLLRQALGEQQLTYYGRSFGSYIGTVYAAMFPKRVRALALDGAYDPEHYTSKPYAYDRPQYLALDGAMGRFLDWCKADQATCGFGDGDPRGAFEKLKADLDANPVPTANGGQANGYTLVYRLMFNINEGKVIWPSFGEALRKAQLRDNTSFLLRPPSPASFDFLNPNVVVECVDKKYPTDPALLKRQVTTNAELAPLLGPAMAYGPPTYDHQHATACVQWKGEHTSRYGGSFRAKGSAPILVIGNTGDPDTPYQDAVALSRELDNGRLLTFKAEGHTAFGRSVCASDAITNYLVDLKVPARGASCADETQPPSTEPTVAPPGTTLSELRNGVNERVDRIGSLN
- a CDS encoding MMPL family transporter, which encodes MATFLYRMGRLAFRRRWYVALVWAAVLAAVGLGALKAPGATDEGFAMPGIESQKAFDLMEQRFPGATADGATARIVFVAPTGEKVTAAENRKAVESTVAGLSDGSQVAGAVDPFQAKAVSGDGRTAYATVTYKVAANDLTDDSKAQLEKAIEDARGSGLTVDAGGTAMNDGGGAGGAAEVIGVAIAAVVLLVTFGSLAAAGLPLLTAIIGVGVSMASILALADALGLSTTTGTLAMMLGLAVGIDYALFVVSRYREERAKGRAPQEATALAVGTAGSAVVFAGLTVVIALAGLAVVGIPMLTKMGLAAAGAVVVAVLIALTLVPALLGFWPNAVLRRKDRKQARPDKEPEDNGGTRWARFVLRRPLPVLILGVVGLGALALPMTSLQLGMPGDEAKPTSTTERRAYDALAEGFGPGFNGPLTVVVDAKGDDDAKAAAAAISKDIGATKGVVSVSPARFNEAGDTAVFSVVPSTAPTAEKTKDLVTTIRGERPGIESETGATYEVTGTTALNIDISGKVQSALVPYLIVVMGLAIVLLLVVFRSLLVPLKAALGFLLSVLASLGTVVVVFQEGHGASLLGVETTGPIMSLMPIFLVGIVFGLAMDYEVFLVSRMREAYVHGETPDQAVTSGFRHSARVVVAAALIMIAVFAGFIGESESMIKMIGFGLATAVLLDAFVVRMAIVPAVLALLGARAWWLPAWLDRILPRVDVEGEALTRTADTPEPEPAPTDQEAARV
- a CDS encoding sensor histidine kinase, translating into MTTSMERRYADRLEEFSDRHPFLVDLALVLTLMGSATLGASLTLPGAVPPDDDRLAVVLMGVSCLALLGHRTHPRAAVAVNGVCAAIVIVQGYLLTPLLLSPVMASLYWLATLAERPTIRRYGFTTMGVLTLAAAFSDSMDHVSLLLRTIGPVFWLLLPLAAGTMTRLRRAYLAATRARAEHAERTREEEARLRVTEERMRIARELHDVVAHHLALANAQAGTAEHLALVNPRQTKEILHDLTGTTSSALRELKATLGLLRQTGDEGAPLEPAPGLARLPELVSSCASAGIEVTVTTKGEPQPLSPGVDLTAFRIVQEALTNVTKHAATQTAHVGFAYASNRLLITVTDEGPPTAPAPEPRKGFGLMGMRERAESVGGELRAGPRPQGGFEVSTALPLQPSVSGERAV
- a CDS encoding inositol monophosphatase family protein, whose product is MADVDLDRALEVATELAAWASEAIRRPRDPDAEVREKDGPADIVTATDEAVETHVREVLGRAFPGHGIVGEEYGTTEGSAGAPHWVIDPVDGTTNYAHGLGWCSFSLGLAAADGTPLLGVVADPWRGETFTAVRGGGAHLNGTRVHAAAHTTLTGHVFLTEWAAHAHWPGMDALLTELADRHCTVRVMGSTALSLAQVAAGRATAAAIGGFHAVDGLPALLIAQEAGAVALPELPYHNQPLLLVAPGAAEETAELWHRSGAAAG
- a CDS encoding TerD family protein — encoded protein: MHAGGAGLGKVQVRLKWDPSAYGEPARHLDIVAATYAVGDPYGRPEYVVHTESRSPDGTITMTRHSETGLGLGYVEIMELEFARMPSAYGLVVVGVAIHQNSGLRTFGDLSHTGVLVVEGYRSLMTDDFAGVADATAATIAEFVRDGSGAWHLRELIRGFDSAPTAFMAEMGRERG
- a CDS encoding acyltransferase family protein, whose protein sequence is MAKAPDATDSTDLTDSMALADTERERADTAVGVRRAAAPVAPRASRGFPSAVARSGRVGGLDGLRTLAVALVIVHHVEPDVLPGGAVAVDVFFTISGFVITRLLLAEYVRRGGISLMSFYRRRWLRLVPALLALCAVCAVLGMTTSLWGFDGSLQAAGLSATFLTNVVRAMESGPYSDLTSPLAHTWSLGVEEQFYLLWPLALFFLLRRFRARTVLLCTAALCVLPLLWRCVLWNPEAAHRIYNGTDTRADQLLAGALIAVALARLRADDPRLALLRTWAGRLAWPALALLGLVAWQVPVTEDLGIWTAAWYTIGFLAVAALSATLVAALELRPEDRLSRLLALAPLAWVGRNLSYGIYLWHYPVVRLLASLGMKEGRLATTVVLTLLMALLSYYAIEKPFLRRAHTARAPRPVLAAAM
- a CDS encoding sortase-dependent protein; this translates as MSRRLTLRPLSTLRIAVLTGVAAGALLVPATAAFATDPTPTPSATAATSADKEALAKKKAEDARTLKEAEARKAMEAQKTGRKGYPRGGVAAGEAPAQDDNNTGTLIGSATGALLLAGAGTYVLRRRTTARREG
- a CDS encoding class F sortase, which codes for MPPAPRPAPSRSRLAVALLATVALLVLITALTGCSSTPDPTVQVAPSAAGTVSPGAPEPERPTAPNAPVAPAEVAVPSVGITSSLMKLGLNTDGTVEVPPAEKGMTAGWYTGGAVPGEVGAAVIIGHNDTRFGKAVFHDLKKITKGADITVTDMTGEAVHFTVTATESVGKTAFPTEKVYGPTRDRALRLITCDGDFDAQGHPVNNLIVYATRS
- a CDS encoding DUF3533 domain-containing protein; translation: MNAPPTPASDRPPTQAAPKSSGFAAEFKDAVTFRAFGLVLGGLLVQLAFVVSYVGAFHSPTPHRIPVAVAAPQQVSAKIVAKLNALDGDPVKATAVSSTAVAREWVLTRRTDTAFLFNAAGTKDTLLVASAGGPSVSQTATQIAQKIEASQKRQITVTDIRSPNAGDGRGMTSFYLVLGWVIGGYLTATIMGMAAGSRPTNRHRTLIRLAVLVLYAVVSGIAGAVIVGPVFDALGGHFWALSAIGALTVMASAATALALQTLLGLLGTGVVVLLFVVLGNPSSGGVYPAPLLPAFWSAIGQALPPGAGTTLVRNTVYFSAHATTSALWVLGAYAVGGAVLAWGASWWREERVTDGASAAPEPSPAL